A stretch of DNA from Vibrio gallaecicus:
AAAGAAATCAGTGAACTATCGACTGCCCACGTTACAAAGCATTGTTTGTAAAGGTGAACTACCTTGTTATGCCGTATTGAATGATGAAATACTTTCTCAAGGTGAGGCTGTTCGAGGCTATCGAATAAAAGAAATAAACCCAGAATACGTCACTCTGCAGAGAAACTCTAAACAGTGGAAGTTGGAAATGTTCTCTTTAGATATTAAGAATAATTAAGGTTTGAGTGAAAAAATGCGAAAACTTGTCGTTGCAATCATAATCTCATCTTTAGCTGGCTGTTCAATGGGGCATCGTGATCCTGTTGAGATCAAAGAAGCCCTAAATGAATCTATTAATGAAGCTAACAGTCGAGCACTACAAGAGCTTCCATCGTCTGTACAAGATGATTTAATGCCTGAATTAGAGGCGGATACTGGTGGACGTAATACTGAGCTCGTTAAACGCTTCCGAATCCAAGCAAAAGATGTCGATGCTCGTACATTTTTTGCGAGCTTAGTGAAAGGAACAGAGTTTAGCGCAGCGATTCACCCAAGTGTCTCTGGTCGAGTTACGGTAAACCTAACAGACGTAACGCTTGATGAAGTCTTGAGTGTTATACAAGACATGTATGGTTATGATATTGAAAAGCGTGGCAAAGTCATTCAGATCTATCCAGCAGGCTTACGCACGGTCACTATTCCAGTTGATTACCTGCAAGTAAAGAGAACTGGACGTTCATTAACGACTATAACTACAGGCACAGTAAGTAATTCAGATTCTAGTTCTTCGAGTTCGAGCTCAAGTTCAAACTCGAACTCTTCTAACTCATCAAACTCTTCATCAAGCAGTACCGCTACTGGCGGAACTGAAATTGAAACGACTTCAGAAAGTGATTTTTGGCCTCAGCTAGAAACGGCTGTTTCTCAACTTATTGGTTCTGGTGATGGTCAAAGTGTAGTGGTTACACCGCAAGCGAGCGTTATTACCGTAAGGGCGTATCCAGACGAGATTCGAGAGGTGCGTCAATTCCTAGGTATTTCCCAGAAGCGTCTACAGCGTCAGGTGATACTTGAAGCTAAGATTCTAGAAGTGACATTAAGTGACGGCTATCAGCAAGGAATTAACTGGACGAAAATGTTCTCATCTGGTGGTACAAATTACACGATTGGTGCCGGTTCTATAGTTAAAGATACCGCGGGTGCTATTGTACCTTCCACTCTTCCTGGTCTAGATGCTATTGGCGCGGCACTTGGGGGACAGTCCAATATTGTGATCTCCAGTGGCAGTTTTGAAGCTGTGCTGAGCTTTATGGATACTCAAGGTGACTTAAACGTACTCTCTAGCCCAAGAGTGACTGCTTCCAATAATCAAAAAGCCGTAATTAAAGTCGGTACTGATGAATACTATGTGACTGACCTATCAAGCTCTGTTGGCAGCGGAGATAATGCGAACGTGGCACCTGAAGTTGAATTGACGCCGTTTTTCTCTGGTATCTCTCTTGATGTGACTCCGCAAATTGATGATAAAGGGAACGTATTTTTACATGTACATCCAGCGGTTATTGAAGTGGAAGAAGAGACCAAGCAGCTTAACTTAGGTTCATCTACGGGTGATGTTATTTTGCCTCTTGCTAAAAGCTCTATTCGAGAATCAGATTCAGTGATTCGAGCTCGAGATGGTGATGTAGTTGTGATCGGTGGCTTGATGAAATCGAATAACTCCGAAATAGTGTCGAAAGTTCCTTTCTTAGGTGATATTCCAGCTCTAGGGCATCTATTTAGAAATACTTCTCAAATCACTCAAAAAACTGAACTTGTTATCTTGTTAAAGCCGACGATTGTTGGTGTTAATACATGGCAAAAAGAGTTAGAACGCTCTCGTGATTTGCTTCAACAATGGTTTCCTGATGAAGAGTAGAGGTTAATTCTACTGAATGTATCAATCTCACTTTGGTTTTGAGCGTCAGCCCTTTGCGTTAACGCCTAATACGGACTTGTTTTACGGATTGCCTCCTCATTTTGAGGCAATTCAAACCGTAATCTCAGCATTAAAGATGGGAGAAGGGGTTATCAAAGTCACTGGTGAAGTGGGGACTGGTAAGACAATGGTTTGCAGAATGTTAGTTAACCATCTGCAAGAATCATCAGCACTTATTTACCTACCTAACCCTGTATTATCCGGTGCTGTTTTAAGACAAGCAGTCGCGACAGAATTAGGCTTGAGCATTGAGAATGAAGTGACAATTGTCGATGAAATTCAGCACAAGTTGATTGAGCTGCATAAAGCAGGAAGAAGGGCTGTTGCGGTGTTAGATGAGGCTCAGGTTCTTTCTGATGAAACGCTGGAAACACTGCGATTATTTGGCAATTTAGAAACTGAAGATGAAAAATTACTTCAACTTGTTTTGCTAGGACAACCGGAGTTAGATGAGCGGCTAGAAGCCCATCATTTACGGCAATTTCGGCAAAGGATAAGTTTTAGCTCTAAGCTGAGATCATTAAAACTTGATGAAACGGTAGCCTATATTGGTAACCGTATTGAAAAATCTGGCGGGAATGATGGTGTGTTTACGTTAAGCCATAAAAAAGCGATATGGCGCTCTTCTCGTGGGATACCAAGGCTAATCAACCAACTTTGTCATAAAGCGCTCTTACTTTGTTATAGCGAGCAGAAAGATAAAGTTGAGAATCAACATTTATTTATAGCAATGCATGAAACCTATGATGTGGCTAAGCCTAAATTTAAAACCCCAATGTTGTGGGGATGGGATTAACTATGAGTGTTATTAACAACGCTTTATCTGAGCTATCTAAGAAAGACGCATCGCCCTCGATAGAGGCCGCGGTCATTCCGCCAGTGAAAGGGCGCTCTCCATGGGTTTGGGTTGCTGCTGGTTTTGGGATTAGTTTAACTGTCGGAGGATGGGCGATATCTCAGTCACCAACCATTGACTATACTGATTCAATTTCGAATTCCGCTCCTACTCAATCAAGCATGCAAGTAGAAGAGACTTCAAGTCGTGTTATCACACCTGTCACTCAAAAAATTATAGTGCCGGCATCTATATCTGATTCTCAAGAGATCGTATTAGCAGCAGACCCTGCTAAAGGTATCATCAAGGAAAATAAAGCAACGAACCTTAAACCAGTCGTTGTGGAACAAAAGAAAGCAGAACTCACTTCTAATCAGTCATCTGAAAAAAGAAAAGAAGTGACACCTGTACTTGTGGCAAAAGTGGCTCAGAAAGACACGCCTCAAGTCACTTCCCTCACTAAAGCTGCTAAGCCAAAACAAACTTCTAAAGTAACTACAAGCACAGAGGGTCAAAGTAATACTTCATCCGCAATTCTTATAGAGCAAGTCGAGCTTACACCTGAGCAGTTAGCTGATAATGCGATTGGTCGGGCTAAAAAAGCATTAGATGGTAATGACTTACTCATTGCGCTGACCAGTTATACTGAAGCGCTGCGCTATACGCCTCGTAATGAAGATGTGAGACAAAAGCTTGCCATACTTTATTTTGGTAAAGGTGATACACGTAAAGCTTATGAGCTACTGCAAACTGGTATTCGTTTGAATACAGACAGTGAAGGGTTACGACTCGGCTTATCTAAGTTGTTAATTAAGGCAAATCAGTCTGAAGCGGCTTTAAGCCCGCTAGTCCACCTTCCACCTAAACCAAGTAAAGACTATTTATCAATGCGTGCCGCTTTAAGCCAAAAAGCGCAGCAAGAACAGATGGCGCTAGAAAGTTATCAAGAGTTAGTCAACATTGATGGTGATAATGCGCGCTGGTGGCTAGGGCTAGGCATACAGCAAGAGCGTCAATTTGATTTAGCTGGTGCGACTCACTCGTATGAGCAGGCCTTAGTCAGGGTTGGGATCTCATCTCAATCACAGAACTTCGTCCGTGACAGGTTAAAAATATTGAAAGATTTAGAGGGAACGACGAGTGCAAATTAGATTAAGAAAGCGCCTTGGTGACTTATTAGTTGAAGAAGGGATCATCACAGAACCCCAAGTTCAGCAGGCATTAGCTGCTCAAAAGAGTACTGGTCGGAAGTTGGGTGATGCACTTATTGAGCTGGGTTTTTTATCTGAACAACAAATGCTGACTTTCTTATCGCAGCAGTTAGATATTCCACTTATCGATTTAAGTCGTGCCAATGTTGATATTGATGCTGTACAGCTTTTACCTGAAGTTCATGCTCGTCGATTAAGAGCGTTAGTCATTGGTCGTAATAGCGATACCTTAAGAATTGCTATGAGTGACCCCGCCGACTTGTTCGCTCAAGAATCGTTATTAGGTCAACTTGGTGATTATGCTATTGAGTTCGTAATAGCACCTGAAAGACAGCTTGTTGATGGCTTCGATCGTTACTATCGTCGAACAAAAGAAATTGCTTCATTTGCTGAGCAATTACAAGCAGAGCATCAGGTAACGGAAGCTTTCGATTTTGATATCACTGATGAAGATAGTGATGAAGTTACCGTTGTAAAATTGATTAACTCTTTATTTGAAGATGCTATTCAGGTTGGAGCCTCGGATATCCATATTGAGCCGGATGCTAATGTATTGCGACTGCGTCAACGTATCGATGGTGTGTTGCATGAAACGCTCTTAAATGAAGTCAACATAGCTTCTGCGTTGGTTCTACGTTTAAAGTTGATGGCAAACCTCGATATATCTGAAAAGCGTTTGCCTCAAGATGGTCGATTTAACATTCGTGCAAAAGGTCAATCGGTTGATATTCGTATGTCGACTATGCCTGTACAGCATGGTGAATCGGTTGTGATGCGTTTGCTTAACCAATCTGCGGGTTTAAGAAAATTAGAAGAATCAGGTTTACCTGCGGATTTACTTGTAAGGTTAAGGTCTCAGTTACGTCGTCCTCATGGAATGATCTTGGTTACAGGCCCAACGGGGTCGGGTAAAACAACCACTCTTTATGGTGCTTTAACGGAACTTAACCAAGCAAGTAAGAAAATCATTACAGCGGAAGATCCCGTTGAGTATCGCTTACCACGTATTAACCAAGTTCAGATCAATCCTAAGATCAACTTAGATTTCTCGAATGTGTTACGAACATTTTTACGTCAGGATCCCGATATTATTCTTATTGGTGAGATGCGTGATCATGAAACGGTAGAGATAGGTTTAAGAGCCGCACTGACTGGTCACTTAGTTTTAAGTACTTTACATACCAACGATGCAGTTGATAGTGCTCTGCGTATGATGGATATGGGAGCTCCTGGTTACTTGGTTGCAAGTGCCGTTCGGGCAGTAGTAGCCCAGAGACTGGTGAGAAAGGTTTGTACTGATTGTAAAGTTGATGATGAATTAGATGAAGCGAGAAAGCAGTGGCTGAATGTTCGTTTCCCCAATCAATCGTCCGCATCCTTTACTAAAGGTCGAGGTTGTCAGAACTGTAATCTGACAGGGTATAAAGGTCGAATTGGTGTATTTGAAATGTTGGAATTAGAACATCACATGATGGACGCACTAAGAGCAAATGATGCTGTTGGTTTTGCTCATGCTGCTCGCCAATCTAAAAACTACAAACCGTTATTGGCATCCGCAATGGAGTTGGCATTGCAAGGCATTGTGAGTTTAGATGAAGTGATGAATTTAGGTGAGGGAGATGCATCAGGCTCAGCCGATGCTATCTTGCTTTAGGAAGGTAAGTTATGCCAACGTATCGCTATGTCGGTCGAAGTTCAGATGGAAGCCAAGTTTCAGGTCAAGTGGAAGCTAACTCTGAAGATCTAGCTGCAGAAAGCTTGATGGGGAAAGGTATTATTCCTACCTCTATTTCGCTGGGAAGCAGTGGTTCGATGCTTAATATGGATGTATCGGCTTTATTTACGCCGAAGGTGCCGCTAGAGGTGCTCGTCTTATTTTGTCGACAGCTATTCAGCTTGACCAAAGCTGGTGTTCCGCTTCTTCGCTCAATGAAAGGCTTAACGCAAAATTGTGAAAATAAGCAGCTAAAATCAGCCCTTGAAGAAGTCGTAGCTGAGCTGACAAATGGTCGTGGGTTATCTGCCTCAATGCAGATGCACCCTAAAGTATTCACCCCCTTATTTGTTTCTATGATCAGTGTCGGTGAAAATACCGGTCGCTTAGACCAGGCATTATTACAACTTGCAGGATACTACGAGCAAGAAGTGGAGACGCGAAAACGAATAAAAACAGCAATGCGATACCCAACTTTCGTGATCAGTTTTATTGTGATTGCTTTGTTTGTTTTGAATGTAAAAGTAATCCCACAGTTTTCAAGCATGTTCAGCCGGTTCGGAGTTGATTTACCTCTCCCTACCCGTATTTTGATTGGCATGTCTGATTTCTTTGTAAATTACTGGGGGCTGCTTGTTGGGATCATATTTGGTCTTATCTTTGCTTTTAAAACCTGGAAAGGAACAGATAAAGGCTTAGAAACTTGGGACAAATTCCGCTTAAAAATGCCCGTTATTGGCGGAGTTGTGAATAGAGCTCTATTGTCTCGATTTTCTCGAACTTTCGCTTTAATGCTAAAAGCGGGTGTACCTCTTAACCAATCTTTATCATTATCGGCAGAGGCCTTAGATAACCGATTTTTAGAGTTACGAGTACTCGAAATGAAAGCCGCAATTGAGGCGGGAAGCACGGTTTCTTCGACGGCAATTAATAGTGAAATATTTACCCCTTTGGTTATTCAAATGATTTCGGTTGGTGAAGAAACTGGTCAAATCGATGAGCTACTTTTAGAAGTATCAGATTTTTACGATCGAGAAGTGGACTACGACCTAAAAACATTAACAGCTAGGATCGAACCTTTTTTGCTTGTTATCGTTGCAGGCATGGTATTGATTCTAGCCCTAGGTATTTTCTTACCTATGTGGGGAATGTTAGACGCAATTAAGGGATAAGCTATTATTTTTGAGCAACGCCGCGCGCGGTTTGTTATATGGTTTTCATTAATCGTTATTTTATTAATGACGTTGATGAGTGCTTGGCAATCTGTTGAAGAAGAAGCAACAAATACTGCTGTGATTGTCGCGAGTAAGCGAATGCTGGAGAGAGCAAATTTATTTAAGCAACAATATTTATTGTATGGGAAGAAAAATATAGCGGAAACTAGCGGTGAAATTCACTATAGCAATACGGGGTGGCTTTTACCGATAGCAGAAGACAGTCGGAGCTGTGATTTTTGGCTTTCACAGCTTTATCCCAAAAAACAGATTTTAGGAGTAGGCTCCCCTATTATCGAAGATATGAGTAATCAAACGCAGTTTCATTGTCGTTATCATTATACAAATAAGTATCAAATTGATGTGCAGCTCAATCAAGAGCGTTTTAATATAAAGGCCAATATATTGGCTTTATGATTTTTTGACAGTATTTGATGTTTCATATACATGCGTAAATGTATAATATGTTATACCAATTAGATGAGTAGGTAGAAAAATGATTAAAAATCAAAAGGGTTTCTCCCTTGTCGAATTAGTTGTTGTGATAGTTGTTGTTGGTTTATTAGCAGTTGCAGCCCTTCCTAAATTTTTGGATGTGACTGATGAAGCAAAAAAAGCAAGCATAGAAGGTGTCGCAGGTGGCTTTGCTACTGGCGTATTATCAGCAAGAGCACAATGGGAAGCCGAAGCTAGACCTTCAGAAACCATTGGTGATGAAGTGTACAATACGGTAAATTATGATGGTGTCGACTTTTGGTTAACAAGATCAAAAGACAGTGGCAATGTTGATACTGATTTCCGTGATGGCTACCCATGGGCTTTGAATGAGAACTCGACTTCTTTCCCTGGAAGCATTACAGATACAGCATGTGTCGAATTAATGGATAATCTACTTCAAAATCCGCCTAAAGTTGGTACTTTGACTGAAGTAGCAAGTAGTGAAAATTTCAAGTATTCGGCGCAAGCGGATAGTGAAAACTCTTACTGCACTTATATTCAATTAGAAGGCAGTACGGAGCATCAATTCGTTTACGAAATTAAAACTGGTCGTGTGACCGTAACTTTGCAGTAACCCTGCTTATATTGAAACATAGAGAGAGTCCAACTATGAAAAGACAAGGCGGTTTCACCCTAATTGAGTTAGTGGTAGTAATTGTTATTTTAGGTATTTTAGCAGTAACTGCAGCACCTCGTTTCCTAAACTTGCAAGATGATGCTCGTGCTTCATCGTTACAAGGTTTGAAAGGTGCTATCGATGGCGCAGCTGGTATTGTTTATGGTAAAGCGGCTATTGATGGTTTAGAAGCTAGCGGTGCAAGTAGTGTAGATGGTATAACAACAGCATTTGGTTACCCAACCGCTGACGCTGACGGTATTGGTGAAGCAGTTGTTGGTTTAACAACTGATTGGACTGTAACAGCTGTTGCTGCAGGTGAGAGTATTACATACTCTTTCCCTGGAACTGCTTCTGCAGCTGCAGCTTGTATTGTTACTTATACACAAGCTACTGGGACAACAGTTGCCTCTGCTGCAACTACTTCTGTTACACAAGGTGCTGGCTGTCAGTAATCTTTAGTAAAAGGCTGGTATTGACCAGCCTTTTCTTTATCTATTCCTTCTAAATATATACACCAGCCTACACGTCTTTTTTCATTTTACCTTATAATCTAGATATACAAATTAACCACTTAGGGCTTATATGGATCTAAAGTCAAACAGCGGTTTCACCTTAGTGGAATTAATTGTAGTGATTCTTTTACTCGCGATTATTTCAGCGGTTGCCATAAGTCGCTTTGGTGGGCGTCAGAGTTACGAACTGTATGCTCTGCAAGAGCAGGTTTCTTCTATTGTTCGGCAAGTTCAGTTAAATCGAATGCAATCAAATATGGATATGTCAGCTTCTGGCGCTGAAGATTTACGTTTGGTGGCTGAGAACAATTGCATCGGTTCACAATCTGCTTGTTCAAAATTGTCTGAAACGAGAAGTGATGTTATCACTAGTGATAACTATAGCTTTTCATCTGTACCAGCATCGAACTATTCTTCTCCAATTGAATTCAGCCTTTTAGGCAACCCAGAAAATACAGCCTCGTCAGGCGTTCAAGTTACAATCTCATCAAATAATACTTCAGACAGAGCTTGGGTTTGCATTAATTCTCAAGGGTTTGTTTATCCAAGTAATCAGGTATGCCCATGAACATAAAGAATGGGAAGAGCGGCTTCACACTCATCGAATCCATTATTGTGATTGTACTTTTGGGTTTTGCAATGCTCGCATTCTCAACATTTCTTGCTCCGCAATCTGCGCTTTCAGGGCAAGTGAATTATTCCAATCGAGCGTCTGCACTGGGTCAGAGCATTATGACGGATCTTCTCGCTCGAGATTATGGGTCAGTAAGCTCCGGAACACCGATAGTTCTTGGCAGCTCTTATACTAATTTTAATGTAAATCTAACGGTTGATAACAATAACCCAACGGCTTCAATGCAAAAAATGACGCTAGTAATTACCGCCAGTAATAACCCTCCTATTACGTTAGTTGCCTTCAAAGGGGAGTACTAATGAAAGGTAGAGGCTTTACGCTGATAGAGATGATTTTGGCAATTGTGATTTCAAGTGTAATCATGCTTGGGGTTGCTAACTTTACGGAATTAGGGATGAGAGGCTATTTTGGTTCTGTTGAGCGTTTTCGGTTACAAACGGAAGCTAGGTTTGTGCTAGAGAAGCTGTCCCGCGAAGTGAGACATGCAGTACCCAATATATTCCCATCAGCAGTGAGCAGTGGCTGTGTTTCCTTTTACCCGATTGTCGATTCAGGTTTTTATGCGGTTTCAGGAAGTGATATTAATTTTTTAGTTAGTGATGCAGGGGCAACCAGCGCATCATTACAATCCATGTCTTTAGTCATCAACCCTACGCAACCTCACACAGCTGTGAGTGGCGGCGTCAATAATGTATTTTCTCTTAGTGGTATCACATCACTACCCTCGGAAGATTTCTTCACTATACCTAGTGGTGCAACTAGTCTCATTGGTGGGTCTGTGAGCAACAGGCATTATGTCTTTGATGAAAATAATCTAGTCGAATACTGCCTTGCTGCTAATAATCTAATGACTAGAAATGGCATAATTATAAGCGACCGAATTGTCGTCGATAATAGTGTTTTGAGTTATCAGCCTGCGACAGTGCAAAGCAATGGGTTGGTAGAAGTGATTCTAGAATTTGAAGAAAATAACGAATCGACAATGTTTGAGCAAGATATACAGGTGATCAATGTCCCGTAAATCAAATCAAGAAGGCAGTATGCTGATCATTGTTATTTTCATCATTGTGGTGCTTGGTTTTCTTGCCGCGAGTTTGAGCCGAACGAGTTGGTCAGATAATGATTCAAACACTAGAACAGTTTTGGGAACACAAGCTTGGCTGTTAAGCCATTCAGTGAATGAGTATGTTATGACGCAATTCTATCCTGATCCCGATCCGCTATCTTCTTCAGCAGTCCCTACTGTTTGTACTGACCCTATGCCGGGAGCCGTTATTACGGTTGCAAATGCCATAGTTACTGAGTCTGCAATGAACTGTTCTCTTAACCAACTACAATGTTCAAGCCGGGGCGAGTTAGATGACTTGGTTTTTTATGTTTTAGAGTCATCGGTTGTCTGCGGTTCAGGAATTAGCCAAGTTCAACGAAATCAAGAAGTGTGGGTAAGGGAAAAATAAA
This window harbors:
- a CDS encoding MSHA biogenesis protein MshK, which produces MVLVTSQIAWAEQDPTAPLGWMVPNQPQSKPVQKKSVNYRLPTLQSIVCKGELPCYAVLNDEILSQGEAVRGYRIKEINPEYVTLQRNSKQWKLEMFSLDIKNN
- the mshL gene encoding pilus (MSHA type) biogenesis protein MshL, whose product is MRKLVVAIIISSLAGCSMGHRDPVEIKEALNESINEANSRALQELPSSVQDDLMPELEADTGGRNTELVKRFRIQAKDVDARTFFASLVKGTEFSAAIHPSVSGRVTVNLTDVTLDEVLSVIQDMYGYDIEKRGKVIQIYPAGLRTVTIPVDYLQVKRTGRSLTTITTGTVSNSDSSSSSSSSSSNSNSSNSSNSSSSSTATGGTEIETTSESDFWPQLETAVSQLIGSGDGQSVVVTPQASVITVRAYPDEIREVRQFLGISQKRLQRQVILEAKILEVTLSDGYQQGINWTKMFSSGGTNYTIGAGSIVKDTAGAIVPSTLPGLDAIGAALGGQSNIVISSGSFEAVLSFMDTQGDLNVLSSPRVTASNNQKAVIKVGTDEYYVTDLSSSVGSGDNANVAPEVELTPFFSGISLDVTPQIDDKGNVFLHVHPAVIEVEEETKQLNLGSSTGDVILPLAKSSIRESDSVIRARDGDVVVIGGLMKSNNSEIVSKVPFLGDIPALGHLFRNTSQITQKTELVILLKPTIVGVNTWQKELERSRDLLQQWFPDEE
- a CDS encoding ExeA family protein, with the translated sequence MYQSHFGFERQPFALTPNTDLFYGLPPHFEAIQTVISALKMGEGVIKVTGEVGTGKTMVCRMLVNHLQESSALIYLPNPVLSGAVLRQAVATELGLSIENEVTIVDEIQHKLIELHKAGRRAVAVLDEAQVLSDETLETLRLFGNLETEDEKLLQLVLLGQPELDERLEAHHLRQFRQRISFSSKLRSLKLDETVAYIGNRIEKSGGNDGVFTLSHKKAIWRSSRGIPRLINQLCHKALLLCYSEQKDKVENQHLFIAMHETYDVAKPKFKTPMLWGWD
- a CDS encoding tetratricopeptide repeat protein; translation: MGLTMSVINNALSELSKKDASPSIEAAVIPPVKGRSPWVWVAAGFGISLTVGGWAISQSPTIDYTDSISNSAPTQSSMQVEETSSRVITPVTQKIIVPASISDSQEIVLAADPAKGIIKENKATNLKPVVVEQKKAELTSNQSSEKRKEVTPVLVAKVAQKDTPQVTSLTKAAKPKQTSKVTTSTEGQSNTSSAILIEQVELTPEQLADNAIGRAKKALDGNDLLIALTSYTEALRYTPRNEDVRQKLAILYFGKGDTRKAYELLQTGIRLNTDSEGLRLGLSKLLIKANQSEAALSPLVHLPPKPSKDYLSMRAALSQKAQQEQMALESYQELVNIDGDNARWWLGLGIQQERQFDLAGATHSYEQALVRVGISSQSQNFVRDRLKILKDLEGTTSAN
- a CDS encoding GspE/PulE family protein: MQIRLRKRLGDLLVEEGIITEPQVQQALAAQKSTGRKLGDALIELGFLSEQQMLTFLSQQLDIPLIDLSRANVDIDAVQLLPEVHARRLRALVIGRNSDTLRIAMSDPADLFAQESLLGQLGDYAIEFVIAPERQLVDGFDRYYRRTKEIASFAEQLQAEHQVTEAFDFDITDEDSDEVTVVKLINSLFEDAIQVGASDIHIEPDANVLRLRQRIDGVLHETLLNEVNIASALVLRLKLMANLDISEKRLPQDGRFNIRAKGQSVDIRMSTMPVQHGESVVMRLLNQSAGLRKLEESGLPADLLVRLRSQLRRPHGMILVTGPTGSGKTTTLYGALTELNQASKKIITAEDPVEYRLPRINQVQINPKINLDFSNVLRTFLRQDPDIILIGEMRDHETVEIGLRAALTGHLVLSTLHTNDAVDSALRMMDMGAPGYLVASAVRAVVAQRLVRKVCTDCKVDDELDEARKQWLNVRFPNQSSASFTKGRGCQNCNLTGYKGRIGVFEMLELEHHMMDALRANDAVGFAHAARQSKNYKPLLASAMELALQGIVSLDEVMNLGEGDASGSADAILL
- a CDS encoding type II secretion system F family protein, whose translation is MPTYRYVGRSSDGSQVSGQVEANSEDLAAESLMGKGIIPTSISLGSSGSMLNMDVSALFTPKVPLEVLVLFCRQLFSLTKAGVPLLRSMKGLTQNCENKQLKSALEEVVAELTNGRGLSASMQMHPKVFTPLFVSMISVGENTGRLDQALLQLAGYYEQEVETRKRIKTAMRYPTFVISFIVIALFVLNVKVIPQFSSMFSRFGVDLPLPTRILIGMSDFFVNYWGLLVGIIFGLIFAFKTWKGTDKGLETWDKFRLKMPVIGGVVNRALLSRFSRTFALMLKAGVPLNQSLSLSAEALDNRFLELRVLEMKAAIEAGSTVSSTAINSEIFTPLVIQMISVGEETGQIDELLLEVSDFYDREVDYDLKTLTARIEPFLLVIVAGMVLILALGIFLPMWGMLDAIKG
- a CDS encoding MSHA biogenesis protein MshF — encoded protein: MIFEQRRARFVIWFSLIVILLMTLMSAWQSVEEEATNTAVIVASKRMLERANLFKQQYLLYGKKNIAETSGEIHYSNTGWLLPIAEDSRSCDFWLSQLYPKKQILGVGSPIIEDMSNQTQFHCRYHYTNKYQIDVQLNQERFNIKANILAL
- a CDS encoding prepilin-type N-terminal cleavage/methylation domain-containing protein; translation: MIKNQKGFSLVELVVVIVVVGLLAVAALPKFLDVTDEAKKASIEGVAGGFATGVLSARAQWEAEARPSETIGDEVYNTVNYDGVDFWLTRSKDSGNVDTDFRDGYPWALNENSTSFPGSITDTACVELMDNLLQNPPKVGTLTEVASSENFKYSAQADSENSYCTYIQLEGSTEHQFVYEIKTGRVTVTLQ
- a CDS encoding type II secretion system protein gives rise to the protein MKRQGGFTLIELVVVIVILGILAVTAAPRFLNLQDDARASSLQGLKGAIDGAAGIVYGKAAIDGLEASGASSVDGITTAFGYPTADADGIGEAVVGLTTDWTVTAVAAGESITYSFPGTASAAAACIVTYTQATGTTVASAATTSVTQGAGCQ
- a CDS encoding prepilin-type N-terminal cleavage/methylation domain-containing protein, producing the protein MDLKSNSGFTLVELIVVILLLAIISAVAISRFGGRQSYELYALQEQVSSIVRQVQLNRMQSNMDMSASGAEDLRLVAENNCIGSQSACSKLSETRSDVITSDNYSFSSVPASNYSSPIEFSLLGNPENTASSGVQVTISSNNTSDRAWVCINSQGFVYPSNQVCP
- a CDS encoding type IV pilus modification PilV family protein, which gives rise to MKNGKSGFTLIESIIVIVLLGFAMLAFSTFLAPQSALSGQVNYSNRASALGQSIMTDLLARDYGSVSSGTPIVLGSSYTNFNVNLTVDNNNPTASMQKMTLVITASNNPPITLVAFKGEY
- a CDS encoding prepilin-type N-terminal cleavage/methylation domain-containing protein codes for the protein MKGRGFTLIEMILAIVISSVIMLGVANFTELGMRGYFGSVERFRLQTEARFVLEKLSREVRHAVPNIFPSAVSSGCVSFYPIVDSGFYAVSGSDINFLVSDAGATSASLQSMSLVINPTQPHTAVSGGVNNVFSLSGITSLPSEDFFTIPSGATSLIGGSVSNRHYVFDENNLVEYCLAANNLMTRNGIIISDRIVVDNSVLSYQPATVQSNGLVEVILEFEENNESTMFEQDIQVINVP
- a CDS encoding MSHA biogenesis protein MshP; amino-acid sequence: MSRKSNQEGSMLIIVIFIIVVLGFLAASLSRTSWSDNDSNTRTVLGTQAWLLSHSVNEYVMTQFYPDPDPLSSSAVPTVCTDPMPGAVITVANAIVTESAMNCSLNQLQCSSRGELDDLVFYVLESSVVCGSGISQVQRNQEVWVREK